One window from the genome of Salisaeta longa DSM 21114 encodes:
- a CDS encoding esterase/lipase family protein, whose translation MRARWHTGVLAIAGTLLALGLTGCSQSRPRPDLNQLYDRAAQYHGIERNPIILIPGILGSKLTHAPSGTTVWGAFTGEYANPEEARGARLLALPMQRGKSLRQLTDSVYANGALQSIRLRVAGLPIKLGAYVNIMRTLGIGGYRDASGALNEVNYGAEHFTCFQFAYDWRRDNVENAQRLHAFIQEKKAYLRKEYKERYGVTDPNIQFDIVAHSMGGLLLRYYLRYGAQDLPRDGSLPTLNWAGAQQVDRVALVGTPNAGAAKALYEMAHGKDLSPVTPTYPAALLGTMPAAYQLLPRSRHGALRDARDPSIAVDSILSYDFWVHMQWGLADPAQDRVLKQLLPEVERRKERRAIALNHLKKSLRRARRFYRSLDTTATRPSGVQMALYTGDALPTLQTLTVNRQTGALKKYGTAPGDGTVLRSSALMDERVNGTWQPYLVSPIDWSNVTMIFEDHVGMTQSTAFADNLLYYLLLHPYRDERS comes from the coding sequence ATGCGTGCAAGGTGGCACACCGGCGTTCTTGCAATTGCCGGAACTCTGTTGGCGCTGGGTCTTACGGGCTGCAGCCAGAGCCGGCCTCGCCCGGATCTGAATCAGCTGTACGACCGTGCCGCGCAGTACCACGGCATCGAGCGCAATCCTATCATTCTCATTCCGGGCATTCTCGGATCGAAGCTTACGCACGCGCCCTCCGGTACCACGGTATGGGGCGCATTTACCGGCGAATATGCCAACCCGGAAGAAGCCCGCGGCGCGCGCCTGCTGGCGCTCCCCATGCAGCGAGGAAAATCGTTGCGCCAGCTTACCGACAGCGTGTATGCCAATGGAGCGCTTCAGTCTATCCGGCTTCGTGTGGCGGGGCTCCCCATTAAGTTAGGGGCCTACGTCAACATTATGCGCACTCTGGGGATTGGCGGATACCGCGACGCCTCGGGGGCTCTCAACGAGGTGAATTATGGAGCAGAGCACTTCACCTGTTTCCAGTTTGCCTACGACTGGCGCCGCGACAACGTGGAGAATGCCCAGCGCTTGCATGCCTTTATTCAGGAGAAGAAAGCTTACCTACGCAAGGAGTACAAGGAGCGCTATGGCGTGACGGATCCCAACATCCAGTTCGACATCGTGGCCCATTCGATGGGCGGATTGTTGCTGCGGTATTACCTGCGCTACGGGGCGCAAGACCTTCCGAGGGACGGATCGCTGCCGACGCTGAACTGGGCCGGGGCCCAACAGGTGGATCGTGTGGCGCTGGTGGGTACGCCCAATGCGGGAGCAGCAAAGGCACTTTACGAAATGGCTCATGGGAAGGATCTCTCGCCGGTGACGCCCACGTATCCGGCCGCCCTGCTCGGCACGATGCCTGCGGCGTATCAGTTGCTGCCGCGAAGCCGGCACGGCGCCCTCCGCGACGCCCGCGATCCGTCGATCGCCGTAGACTCGATTCTTAGCTACGACTTTTGGGTGCACATGCAGTGGGGGCTGGCCGACCCGGCCCAAGACCGTGTGCTTAAACAGTTGCTCCCCGAGGTGGAGCGCCGCAAGGAACGCCGGGCCATCGCGCTCAACCACCTGAAGAAGTCACTGCGCCGTGCGCGCCGCTTCTACCGATCGCTCGACACCACCGCTACGCGTCCCTCCGGGGTGCAAATGGCCCTCTACACCGGCGATGCGCTTCCTACGCTGCAGACGCTCACGGTCAATCGGCAGACCGGGGCGCTCAAAAAGTACGGCACCGCGCCGGGCGATGGCACGGTGCTTCGTAGCAGCGCCTTGATGGACGAACGTGTGAATGGTACCTGGCAGCCCTATCTGGTATCGCCCATCGACTGGTCAAACGTCACCATGATTTTTGAGGACCACGTCGGCATGACGCAGTCTACCGCGTTTGCCGACAATCTGCTCTACTACCTGTTGTTGCACCCCTACCGCGACGAGCGGTCGTAG
- the hemF gene encoding oxygen-dependent coproporphyrinogen oxidase — MTDSFDRVDDLREEPRTDISMGHRMQRFVEALQLRITRRLEGLDPDGAFNVERWSHREGGGGITAVIEDGAVFEKGGVNTSAVRGELPARMAQAFEVEQQPFFATGLSLVIHPRSPHVPTVHANFRYFALGDDLMDPVDQWFGGGADLTPYYPHLEDAQHFHRVWKEVCDTHDDVADYDAFKTACDDYFYLQHRDEARGVGGIFYDYLRDDPEGTFFFSRAAGRRFLESYVPIVERRKDTPVTEAQRAYQEIRRGRYVEFNLVYDRGTKFGLETGGRTESILMSLPAHVQWRYDWAPAPDSPEAHAQWYFAARDWLQLTPDDVPPGTA, encoded by the coding sequence ATGACCGACTCGTTTGACCGCGTAGACGACCTGCGCGAGGAGCCCCGCACCGACATCTCAATGGGCCACCGCATGCAGCGCTTTGTGGAGGCGCTCCAGCTGCGCATTACCCGGCGCTTAGAGGGGCTAGACCCCGACGGCGCGTTCAACGTAGAGCGCTGGTCGCATCGCGAAGGAGGCGGCGGCATCACGGCGGTTATTGAAGACGGCGCCGTGTTTGAGAAGGGCGGCGTAAACACCTCGGCCGTGCGGGGCGAACTGCCCGCCCGCATGGCGCAGGCCTTCGAGGTCGAGCAGCAGCCGTTTTTTGCCACGGGGCTTTCGCTGGTCATCCATCCCCGATCGCCTCATGTGCCCACGGTGCACGCCAATTTCCGGTACTTTGCCCTGGGCGACGACCTGATGGATCCGGTGGACCAGTGGTTTGGCGGCGGGGCCGACCTAACCCCGTACTACCCGCACCTGGAAGACGCGCAGCACTTCCACCGGGTATGGAAAGAGGTGTGCGACACGCACGACGACGTGGCCGACTACGACGCGTTTAAAACCGCGTGCGACGACTACTTCTACTTGCAGCACCGCGACGAAGCCCGTGGCGTGGGCGGTATCTTTTACGACTACCTGCGGGATGATCCCGAGGGTACGTTCTTTTTCAGCCGGGCGGCGGGCCGGCGGTTCTTGGAGTCGTACGTACCGATCGTAGAGCGCCGCAAAGACACGCCGGTCACCGAGGCGCAGCGGGCCTATCAGGAAATTCGGCGCGGGCGGTACGTCGAGTTCAACCTTGTGTACGACCGCGGCACCAAGTTTGGGCTGGAAACCGGCGGCCGCACCGAGAGCATCCTCATGAGCTTGCCGGCCCACGTGCAGTGGCGCTACGATTGGGCGCCCGCGCCGGACTCGCCCGAGGCGCATGCGCAGTGGTACTTCGCGGCCCGCGATTGGCTGCAGCTCACGCCAGACGACGTGCCGCCAGGGACGGCGTAA